A single region of the Aeromicrobium chenweiae genome encodes:
- a CDS encoding NAD(P)/FAD-dependent oxidoreductase, with protein sequence MTSHRTVFERQAPAARQVTDALRGSRRAVFWLEDVETFDRPSLTGTIDADLTVVGGGYCGLWTALLAKRRDPTARVVLLEAETIGWAASGRNGGFAEASLTHGEDNGRRRWPEDYDTLHQMGLDNLDAIERDVAELKMDVQLERTGVLEVAYEPHQVRWLQESGRGEWLDRDAVQAEIASPVFHAGRWVKDECALVHPGRLVHELARVAADLGVEIFEHSAVSGLGSGRTGRVDVRTTRGLVRSRTVALATNVFRPLLRRSRLSTVPVYDYVLMTEPLSPAQMSDVGWAHRQGVSDLANQFHYSRLTADDRILYGGYDAVYHAGRRVRPEHEDRDASYRRLASHFLTTYPQLEGLGFSHRWAGAIDTSTQFCAFHGLARRGRVAYAAGFTGLGVAATRFAAEVMLDRLAGDATPRTQLQMVRRKPLPFPPEPFAKIGIEATKWSLDRADHHEGRRNLMLRTLDRLGLGFDS encoded by the coding sequence ATGACCTCGCACCGCACGGTCTTCGAGCGGCAGGCGCCTGCCGCCCGCCAGGTGACGGACGCCCTTCGCGGGAGCCGGCGCGCGGTCTTCTGGCTCGAGGACGTCGAGACGTTCGACCGGCCCTCGCTCACCGGGACGATCGACGCCGACCTCACGGTCGTGGGCGGCGGCTACTGCGGGCTCTGGACCGCGCTGCTCGCCAAGCGCCGCGACCCCACGGCCCGGGTCGTGCTCCTCGAGGCCGAGACGATCGGCTGGGCGGCCTCCGGGCGCAACGGCGGGTTCGCCGAGGCCAGTCTCACGCACGGTGAGGACAACGGCCGTCGCCGCTGGCCCGAGGACTACGACACGCTCCACCAGATGGGCCTGGACAACCTCGACGCGATCGAGCGCGACGTCGCGGAGCTGAAGATGGACGTCCAGCTCGAGCGGACCGGCGTGCTCGAGGTCGCGTACGAGCCGCACCAGGTGCGCTGGCTCCAGGAGTCCGGCCGCGGCGAGTGGCTGGATCGTGACGCGGTGCAGGCCGAGATCGCGAGCCCCGTCTTCCACGCCGGACGCTGGGTCAAGGACGAGTGCGCACTGGTGCACCCCGGCCGTCTCGTCCACGAGCTCGCCCGGGTCGCGGCCGATCTCGGTGTCGAGATCTTCGAGCACTCCGCCGTCTCGGGCCTGGGGTCGGGCCGCACCGGGCGGGTCGACGTCCGCACGACCCGTGGCCTGGTGCGCAGCCGCACGGTCGCGCTGGCCACCAACGTGTTCCGGCCCCTGCTTCGCCGCTCGCGGCTCTCGACCGTGCCGGTCTACGACTACGTGCTGATGACCGAGCCCCTCAGCCCGGCCCAGATGAGCGACGTCGGCTGGGCGCACCGCCAGGGCGTCAGCGACCTCGCCAACCAGTTCCACTACTCCCGGCTGACCGCGGACGACCGGATCCTCTACGGCGGATACGACGCGGTCTATCACGCGGGCCGCCGGGTCCGGCCCGAGCACGAGGACCGGGACGCCTCCTACCGCCGGCTCGCCTCGCACTTCCTCACGACGTACCCGCAGCTCGAGGGGCTCGGCTTCAGCCACCGGTGGGCCGGTGCGATCGACACCTCGACGCAGTTCTGCGCGTTCCACGGGCTGGCCCGGCGCGGCCGGGTGGCGTACGCGGCGGGGTTCACCGGTCTCGGGGTCGCCGCGACCCGGTTCGCGGCGGAGGTCATGCTCGACCGGCTGGCCGGTGACGCCACGCCGCGCACGCAGCTGCAGATGGTGCGCAGGAAGCCGCTGCCGTTCCCGCCCGAGCCGTTCGCGAAGATCGGCATCGAGGCAACGAAGTGGTCCCTCGACCGGGCGGACCACCATGAGGGCCGGCGCAACCTGATGCTGCGCACCCTCGACCGCCTCGGGCTGGGGTTCGACTCATGA
- a CDS encoding histidine phosphatase family protein: MATVILVRHGRTTANASGVLAGRTAGIRLDETGRTQAARTGERLAVVPVAGVVTSPLERCRQTARAILHHQADPPATVAERGITECDYGEWQGRKLSELAKEDLWKVVQGQPSAAVFPGGESLQAMQARSVAAIRRHDAAFEAEHGPGAVWVAVSHGDIIKSILADALGMHLDLFQRINVNPASVSIVRYGAARPDVVATNTDAGDLSWLRAAPPAPDAQVGGGAGPGGPA, translated from the coding sequence ATGGCCACCGTCATCCTCGTCCGGCACGGACGCACCACCGCGAATGCGAGCGGCGTCCTCGCCGGACGGACTGCCGGCATCCGGCTCGACGAGACCGGACGCACGCAGGCCGCGCGGACGGGCGAGCGCCTCGCCGTCGTGCCGGTCGCGGGCGTGGTCACCAGCCCGCTCGAGCGCTGCCGCCAGACCGCCCGGGCGATCCTGCACCACCAGGCCGACCCACCCGCGACGGTCGCCGAGCGCGGCATCACCGAGTGCGACTACGGCGAGTGGCAGGGCCGCAAGCTCAGCGAGCTCGCCAAGGAGGACCTCTGGAAGGTCGTGCAGGGCCAGCCGTCGGCGGCCGTGTTCCCCGGCGGGGAGTCGCTCCAGGCCATGCAGGCCCGGTCCGTCGCGGCGATCCGCCGGCACGACGCCGCGTTCGAGGCCGAGCACGGGCCCGGCGCCGTCTGGGTCGCGGTCAGCCACGGGGACATCATCAAGTCGATCCTGGCCGATGCCCTGGGCATGCACCTCGACCTGTTCCAGCGCATCAACGTCAATCCGGCGTCGGTCTCGATCGTGCGGTACGGCGCGGCGCGTCCCGACGTCGTCGCGACGAACACCGATGCCGGCGACCTGTCCTGGCTCCGTGCGGCACCGCCGGCGCCGGACGCCCAGGTCGGCGGCGGCGCGGGCCCGGGCGGGCCCGCCTAA
- a CDS encoding SDR family NAD(P)-dependent oxidoreductase, whose amino-acid sequence MDLQLNGKTAFISGSTQGIGYAIAEALLAEGASVIVNGRDATRVDTAVASLREAAPGADVSGLAADFGDAEQVTRLLESLGSVDILVNNVGLFEVKPFTEISDDDWQRYLEVNLMSSVRLSRHVLGSMLATGWGRIIFVGSESGVNVPADMVHYGVTKAGALALANGLAKLTRGTEVTVNTILGGPTYSDGVAQTVGQIARAQDLPEEAMKDSIIGQNATTLLERFIEPAEIAHLAAYLASPLSSATNGAAVRADGGVLTTML is encoded by the coding sequence ATGGATCTTCAGCTCAACGGCAAGACCGCTTTCATCAGCGGATCGACACAGGGAATCGGCTACGCGATCGCGGAGGCACTCCTCGCGGAGGGCGCGTCGGTCATCGTCAACGGACGAGACGCCACGCGGGTCGACACCGCCGTGGCCAGCCTCCGGGAAGCAGCCCCGGGCGCGGACGTCTCAGGTCTCGCCGCGGACTTCGGTGACGCCGAGCAGGTGACGCGGCTGCTCGAGTCGCTGGGCTCCGTCGACATCCTGGTGAACAACGTCGGCCTGTTCGAGGTCAAGCCGTTCACCGAGATCTCCGACGACGACTGGCAGCGCTACCTCGAGGTCAACCTCATGAGCAGCGTCCGGCTCTCCCGGCACGTGCTCGGCAGCATGCTGGCCACGGGCTGGGGACGGATCATCTTCGTCGGCAGCGAGTCGGGCGTGAACGTCCCGGCCGACATGGTGCACTACGGCGTGACCAAGGCCGGGGCGCTGGCCCTCGCGAACGGGCTGGCCAAGCTCACCCGGGGCACCGAGGTGACCGTCAACACGATCCTCGGGGGGCCGACCTACTCCGACGGCGTCGCGCAGACCGTCGGACAGATCGCCCGGGCCCAGGACCTGCCGGAGGAGGCGATGAAGGACTCGATCATCGGCCAGAACGCGACGACGCTGCTGGAGCGGTTCATCGAGCCGGCCGAGATCGCCCACCTCGCCGCCTACCTGGCCAGCCCGCTGTCCTCGGCCACGAACGGCGCGGCCGTCCGTGCCGACGGCGGAGTCCTGACGACCATGCTGTGA
- a CDS encoding MarR family winged helix-turn-helix transcriptional regulator → MPDPRTPAELSGEDLETWSALATLLEWLPAALDSQLQRDADLTHFEYGVLYALATAPDSTLRMSVLAGYANSSLSRLSRAASRLETRGWLQRSSDPADGRYTLATLTDTGRRKVEEATPAHVETVQRLVLAPLTQAQTRQLREISRRITRSIRDEGAWSPLGT, encoded by the coding sequence ATGCCGGATCCCCGTACCCCTGCCGAGCTCAGCGGTGAGGACCTCGAGACCTGGTCCGCGCTGGCGACCCTCCTGGAGTGGCTGCCCGCCGCGCTCGACAGCCAGCTGCAGCGTGACGCCGACCTGACGCACTTCGAGTACGGCGTCCTGTACGCGCTCGCGACGGCTCCCGACAGCACGCTGCGCATGAGCGTCCTGGCCGGCTACGCCAACAGCTCGTTGTCCCGACTGTCCCGGGCGGCGTCACGGCTCGAGACCAGGGGCTGGCTGCAGCGCTCGAGCGACCCGGCGGACGGGCGCTACACGCTCGCGACGCTCACCGACACGGGCCGGCGGAAGGTCGAGGAGGCCACCCCGGCGCATGTCGAGACCGTTCAGCGGCTGGTCCTCGCCCCGCTGACGCAGGCGCAGACCCGGCAGCTCAGGGAGATCAGCCGGCGGATCACCCGCTCGATCCGGGACGAGGGCGCCTGGAGCCCGCTCGGCACCTGA
- a CDS encoding adenylate/guanylate cyclase domain-containing protein, producing MSALEVVLAASTAVLAAALVVTFVRLRVARRQVARLQEGRRRPDRSRLVPTPTEAVRTVVGTALRVRDQGLGGVIRSSIDDLAQWADVERPDLARLASADGTVTILFSDIEDSTALNHLLGDRDWVRLLARHDRLVKRAVAAHDGHVVKTQGDGFMVAFAEASEAVGAACAIQRALARVRPGRKLDGIRVRVGAHRGSAVHRDNDLFGRNVAIAARVASQADGGEVLVSEAVLAAVGEDALHVLDSREVELKGVPGTHCLHRIDWAAGS from the coding sequence GTGTCAGCCCTGGAGGTCGTCCTGGCAGCGTCGACCGCTGTGCTCGCGGCGGCGCTCGTGGTCACGTTCGTCCGTCTGCGTGTCGCCCGCCGCCAGGTCGCGAGGCTGCAGGAGGGACGGCGGCGGCCGGACCGGTCCCGCCTCGTCCCGACGCCGACCGAGGCCGTGCGCACCGTGGTCGGCACGGCGTTGAGGGTGCGCGACCAGGGGCTGGGCGGCGTCATCCGCAGCTCGATCGACGACCTGGCCCAGTGGGCCGACGTGGAGCGCCCCGACCTGGCGCGCCTGGCGTCCGCCGACGGGACCGTGACGATCCTGTTCTCCGACATCGAGGACTCGACCGCGCTGAACCACCTGCTCGGCGACCGTGACTGGGTCCGCCTGCTGGCGCGCCACGACCGGCTCGTGAAGCGCGCCGTCGCCGCGCACGACGGTCACGTCGTGAAGACGCAGGGCGACGGGTTCATGGTGGCGTTCGCCGAGGCGTCCGAGGCCGTGGGTGCCGCGTGCGCGATCCAGCGCGCGCTCGCCCGTGTCCGGCCCGGACGGAAGCTGGACGGGATCCGGGTCCGCGTGGGTGCCCACCGCGGCTCCGCGGTGCACCGCGACAACGACCTGTTCGGGCGCAACGTCGCGATCGCCGCGCGGGTCGCGTCGCAGGCCGACGGGGGAGAGGTGCTGGTCAGCGAGGCGGTGCTCGCAGCCGTCGGTGAGGACGCGCTTCACGTCCTGGACAGTCGCGAGGTCGAGCTCAAGGGCGTCCCGGGCACGCACTGCCTGCACCGGATCGACTGGGCGGCCGGATCCTAG
- a CDS encoding enoyl-CoA hydratase-related protein, whose amino-acid sequence MTSRPTTLTIQGATALLTLDDPDRRNILTSAMVRSIDEDVTRAESVPGVNTLVVTGRGKAFCAGAELSTLEQSAAGDFDDVREVYEGFLRVLRSPLATIAAVNGPAVGAGLNLALACDVRLASTAARFDTRFAQLRLHPGGGHTWLMERAVGHQQATLAVLFGERWDAQRAHEVGLVAKVTAPEKLIDEALALGARLDGIEGALVRRYVSTLRQAQQTPDHEAIFAAETRAQAWSTTRPAFVEHVRALRESISRR is encoded by the coding sequence ATGACCTCCCGCCCCACCACGCTGACGATCCAGGGGGCCACGGCCCTGCTGACGCTCGACGACCCCGACCGGCGCAACATCCTGACCTCGGCGATGGTGCGTTCGATCGACGAGGACGTGACCCGCGCCGAGTCGGTGCCCGGGGTCAACACGCTCGTCGTCACGGGCCGCGGCAAGGCGTTCTGCGCCGGCGCCGAGCTGTCCACCCTGGAGCAGTCCGCCGCCGGGGACTTCGACGACGTCCGTGAGGTCTACGAGGGATTCCTGCGTGTCCTGCGCTCGCCGCTCGCCACGATCGCGGCGGTCAACGGGCCGGCCGTCGGCGCGGGGCTCAACCTCGCCCTCGCCTGCGACGTCCGGCTCGCGTCGACCGCGGCCCGGTTCGACACCCGCTTCGCCCAGCTGCGCCTGCACCCCGGAGGCGGCCACACGTGGCTGATGGAACGGGCCGTCGGTCATCAGCAGGCCACGCTCGCGGTGCTGTTCGGCGAACGCTGGGACGCCCAGCGCGCGCACGAGGTCGGGCTCGTCGCGAAGGTGACCGCACCCGAGAAGCTGATCGACGAGGCGCTCGCGCTCGGGGCGCGCCTCGACGGGATCGAGGGTGCGCTCGTCCGCCGCTACGTCTCGACCCTTCGTCAGGCCCAGCAGACGCCGGACCACGAGGCGATCTTCGCCGCCGAGACGCGGGCGCAGGCCTGGTCGACCACACGGCCGGCGTTCGTCGAGCACGTCCGGGCCCTGCGGGAGTCGATCTCCCGCCGCTAG
- the katG gene encoding catalase/peroxidase HPI: protein MNDSQTPESPQGIDRKAEAGCPVMPDSAAAHGSESENPAIDSPTPKTGGRPRTNKDWWPNQVDLSVLHAHSSKSNPLGPDFVYAEEFKKLDLAELRRDVVEVLNSSQDWWPADFGHYGGLFIRMSWHAAGTYRIFDGRGGAGEGNQRFAPLNSWPDNANLDKARRLLWPVKQKHGQKISWADLLVFAGTVAMEDMGFTTFGFAFGREDVWEPEEIIWGPEDTWLGDERYSGDRELEEALGSVQMGLIYVNPEGPNGNPDPVASARDIRATFARMAMNDEETVALIAGGHTFGKTHGAGDADLVGPEPEAAPLEEQGLGWKSEYGTGKGADAITSGLEVTWTSTPTRWSNDFFKFLFKYDWELTKSPAGAFQWVAKDAEDIVPGPAADSPKRKPTMLTSDLALRFDPEYEKISRRFLENPNEFSIAFAKAWYKLLHRDMGPVDRYLGPWVPEPQLWQDPVPAPQGDLVGDADIASLKAKVLDSGLSISELIGTAWASAATFRSTDKRGGANGARIRLEPQRSWAVNQPEQLATVLEKLEGIQAEFNAAGGAQISLADLIVLAGNAAIEKAAADAGVEITVPFHPGRGDATQEQTDVHSFKVLEPRADGFRNYLRAADKLSPEAQLVERAYMLDLTAPEMTVLVGGMRALGGNVDGAQHGVLTDRPGVLTNDFFVNLLAPGARWKASESDEHVYEIRDAATDELKWTATAVDLVFGSNSQLRALSEVYASGDAREKFVADFVAAWTKVMELDRFDLK, encoded by the coding sequence ATGAACGACAGCCAGACCCCCGAGAGCCCCCAGGGCATCGATCGCAAGGCCGAAGCCGGGTGCCCCGTCATGCCTGACTCGGCGGCTGCCCACGGCAGCGAGAGCGAGAACCCGGCGATCGACTCGCCGACCCCCAAGACCGGTGGCCGTCCGCGCACCAACAAGGACTGGTGGCCCAACCAGGTCGACCTGTCGGTGCTGCACGCGCACTCGTCCAAGAGCAACCCGCTCGGCCCGGACTTCGTCTACGCCGAGGAGTTCAAGAAGCTCGACCTCGCGGAGCTGCGTCGCGACGTCGTCGAGGTGCTCAACTCCTCGCAGGACTGGTGGCCGGCTGACTTCGGTCACTACGGCGGCCTCTTCATCCGCATGAGCTGGCACGCGGCCGGCACCTACCGCATCTTCGACGGCCGTGGCGGCGCCGGCGAGGGCAACCAGCGGTTCGCGCCCCTCAACAGCTGGCCCGACAACGCCAACCTCGACAAGGCCCGTCGTCTGCTCTGGCCGGTCAAGCAGAAGCACGGCCAGAAGATCTCCTGGGCCGACCTGCTGGTCTTCGCCGGCACCGTCGCGATGGAGGACATGGGCTTCACCACCTTCGGCTTCGCCTTCGGCCGTGAGGACGTCTGGGAGCCCGAGGAGATCATCTGGGGCCCGGAGGACACCTGGCTGGGCGACGAGCGCTACAGCGGTGACCGCGAGCTCGAGGAGGCCCTCGGCTCGGTCCAGATGGGTCTGATCTACGTCAACCCCGAGGGTCCCAACGGCAACCCCGACCCGGTCGCCTCGGCGCGCGACATCCGCGCCACGTTCGCCCGCATGGCGATGAACGACGAGGAGACCGTCGCGCTGATCGCCGGCGGACACACCTTCGGCAAGACCCACGGCGCCGGCGATGCCGATCTCGTCGGCCCCGAGCCCGAGGCCGCTCCGCTGGAGGAGCAGGGACTGGGCTGGAAGAGCGAGTACGGCACCGGCAAGGGCGCCGACGCGATCACGTCCGGCCTCGAGGTCACCTGGACCTCGACGCCGACGCGCTGGAGCAACGACTTCTTCAAGTTCTTGTTCAAGTACGACTGGGAGCTCACCAAGAGCCCCGCAGGTGCGTTCCAGTGGGTCGCCAAGGACGCCGAGGACATCGTCCCCGGCCCCGCCGCGGACTCCCCGAAGCGCAAGCCGACGATGCTCACGAGCGACCTGGCCCTGCGGTTCGACCCCGAGTACGAGAAGATCTCGCGCCGCTTCCTGGAGAACCCGAACGAGTTCTCGATCGCGTTCGCCAAGGCTTGGTACAAGCTGCTGCACCGCGACATGGGCCCCGTCGACCGCTACCTCGGTCCCTGGGTCCCGGAGCCGCAGCTGTGGCAGGACCCGGTGCCCGCGCCCCAGGGTGACCTCGTCGGCGACGCCGACATCGCGTCGCTGAAGGCGAAGGTCCTGGACTCCGGTCTCTCGATCTCCGAGCTCATCGGCACCGCATGGGCGTCGGCGGCCACGTTCCGCTCGACGGACAAGCGGGGCGGCGCCAACGGTGCCCGCATCCGCCTCGAGCCGCAGCGCAGCTGGGCGGTCAACCAGCCCGAGCAGCTCGCGACCGTCCTCGAGAAGCTCGAGGGCATCCAGGCCGAGTTCAACGCCGCCGGTGGCGCGCAGATCTCGCTGGCCGACCTGATCGTCCTGGCGGGCAACGCCGCGATCGAGAAGGCCGCTGCGGACGCCGGTGTCGAGATCACGGTCCCGTTCCACCCGGGTCGTGGCGACGCCACGCAGGAGCAGACGGACGTCCACTCCTTCAAGGTCCTGGAGCCGCGGGCCGACGGCTTCCGCAACTACCTGCGGGCGGCCGACAAGCTCTCGCCGGAGGCGCAGCTCGTCGAGCGGGCCTACATGCTCGACCTGACGGCTCCGGAGATGACGGTGCTCGTCGGCGGCATGCGTGCCCTCGGCGGCAACGTCGACGGTGCGCAGCACGGCGTCCTGACGGACCGTCCCGGCGTCCTGACGAACGACTTCTTCGTCAACCTGCTCGCACCCGGTGCGCGCTGGAAGGCGTCGGAGTCGGACGAGCACGTCTACGAGATCCGCGACGCTGCCACGGACGAGCTGAAGTGGACGGCCACGGCCGTCGACCTCGTGTTCGGCTCGAACTCGCAGCTGCGGGCCCTCTCCGAGGTCTACGCGTCGGGCGACGCCCGCGAGAAGTTCGTCGCGGACTTCGTCGCGGCCTGGACCAAGGTCATGGAGCTGGACCGCTTCGACCTGAAGTGA
- a CDS encoding PucR family transcriptional regulator produces MPLTLRTILALDVLVAGRPEVLAGEDALDRPVRWVHVTEVDDMADLLGGHEVVLTTGLPLVGPTADPQRFVTQLAQASACGLIVELGPRLPELPADVVRQAERLQLPLVALHSPVRFVSITEAVHRLIVGEQYQGLELAQRTHEVFTNLSLDSADASAILAAAAGLIDAPVVLEDAGHHVVALARHGRTSGALLREWEERSRRAPVLEEAGTTGPEQWLTCPVGLRGAPWGRVVAPQPAHDPATTAMVMQRAAQALQLSRLVERDATRLQSQAQESLLQELVDGRVQDEADGLARAAALGMRAGVAYLPVVALFERATLPDQVARQRRARAQLETVSDALVTARLDAIAGSVDDGGVGIVIALRPGVQEDTALEALATATGRDGPAPASGPVLGVGRAAATLLVAASRMRTAVHVAEAARALEPSSARWFRSTDVRLRGLVAQLQDDERVLGFAESELGPLLAHEAEHATGLLELLRRYVELRGNKAALAQATHISRQALYGRLRKLESILAVDLDDADSVLSLGVALLVHDIRVGRARPRPGTRGTTVTS; encoded by the coding sequence ATGCCATTGACACTGCGCACGATCCTCGCACTGGACGTCCTCGTGGCGGGACGCCCGGAGGTGCTGGCCGGCGAGGACGCTCTGGACCGCCCCGTGCGGTGGGTGCACGTGACCGAGGTCGACGACATGGCGGACCTGCTCGGCGGCCACGAGGTCGTGCTGACGACCGGGCTCCCGCTGGTGGGACCGACGGCCGATCCGCAGCGGTTCGTCACCCAGCTCGCCCAGGCCAGCGCGTGCGGCCTCATCGTCGAGCTCGGTCCCCGGCTGCCCGAGCTGCCGGCCGACGTGGTGCGCCAGGCCGAGCGACTGCAGCTGCCGCTCGTCGCGCTGCACTCCCCCGTCCGCTTCGTCTCGATCACCGAGGCGGTGCACCGCCTGATCGTGGGCGAGCAGTACCAGGGGCTCGAGCTGGCGCAGCGGACCCACGAGGTCTTCACCAACCTGAGCCTGGACAGCGCCGACGCGTCCGCGATCCTCGCCGCGGCGGCCGGGCTGATCGACGCGCCGGTCGTGCTGGAGGACGCCGGGCACCACGTGGTGGCCCTCGCCCGCCACGGTCGGACGTCCGGGGCACTCCTGCGTGAGTGGGAGGAGCGCTCCCGGCGCGCACCGGTGCTGGAGGAGGCCGGCACGACGGGTCCCGAGCAGTGGCTCACGTGCCCGGTCGGCCTGCGAGGTGCGCCGTGGGGACGCGTCGTGGCCCCGCAGCCCGCCCACGACCCGGCGACGACGGCGATGGTCATGCAGCGCGCCGCCCAGGCGCTCCAGCTGTCCCGACTCGTCGAGCGCGACGCGACCCGGCTGCAGTCGCAGGCCCAGGAGTCGCTGCTGCAGGAGCTCGTGGACGGCCGTGTCCAGGACGAGGCGGACGGCCTGGCACGGGCCGCCGCCCTCGGCATGCGAGCCGGCGTCGCGTACCTGCCGGTCGTCGCACTGTTCGAGCGCGCGACGTTGCCCGACCAGGTCGCCCGTCAGCGGCGTGCCCGCGCACAGCTCGAGACCGTCTCGGACGCGCTGGTGACGGCCCGCCTCGACGCGATCGCCGGCAGTGTCGACGACGGCGGGGTGGGGATCGTCATCGCGCTGCGCCCGGGGGTCCAGGAGGACACCGCCCTGGAGGCGCTCGCAACCGCGACCGGGCGCGACGGGCCCGCCCCCGCGTCCGGCCCCGTCCTCGGCGTGGGCCGCGCCGCCGCCACGCTCCTCGTCGCGGCCTCGCGGATGCGCACGGCTGTGCACGTCGCCGAGGCCGCACGGGCGCTCGAGCCGTCGTCGGCACGCTGGTTCCGCTCGACCGACGTACGCCTGCGCGGTCTCGTCGCGCAGCTGCAGGACGACGAGCGGGTGCTCGGGTTCGCGGAGTCCGAGCTCGGCCCACTGCTCGCACACGAGGCCGAGCACGCGACCGGCCTGCTCGAGCTGCTGCGCCGGTACGTCGAGCTGCGCGGCAACAAGGCAGCACTGGCCCAGGCGACCCACATCAGCCGGCAGGCCCTCTACGGCCGACTGCGGAAGCTGGAGTCGATCCTCGCGGTCGACCTGGACGACGCGGACTCGGTGCTGTCGCTCGGCGTCGCGCTGCTGGTGCACGACATCCGCGTCGGCCGGGCTCGTCCTCGGCCGGGCACGCGCGGCACTACCGTGACGTCATGA
- a CDS encoding Fur family transcriptional regulator encodes MTRTAEIERTLREASLRVTRPRIAVLAAVHEHPHADTDAIIEAVRSTSGGVSHQAVYDVLKALTSAGLLRRIQPAGATARYEVRVGDNHHHLVCRSCGTIVDVDCAVGEAPCLTASDHHGFVVDEAEVVYWGICPECAASPSTTSARK; translated from the coding sequence ATGACCCGGACCGCAGAGATCGAGCGCACGCTTCGCGAGGCCTCCCTGCGTGTCACGCGCCCCCGCATCGCCGTGCTGGCCGCCGTCCACGAGCATCCGCACGCCGACACCGACGCGATCATCGAGGCGGTCCGGTCCACGTCCGGCGGGGTGTCGCACCAGGCCGTCTACGACGTCCTGAAGGCGCTGACCTCTGCCGGCCTCCTGCGCCGCATCCAGCCCGCCGGCGCCACTGCGCGCTACGAGGTCCGCGTCGGCGACAACCACCACCACCTCGTGTGCCGCTCCTGCGGCACGATCGTCGACGTCGACTGCGCCGTCGGCGAGGCCCCCTGTCTCACCGCCTCGGACCACCACGGATTCGTGGTCGACGAGGCGGAGGTCGTGTACTGGGGCATCTGCCCCGAGTGCGCTGCTTCCCCCAGCACCACCTCTGCCCGCAAGTGA
- a CDS encoding NADPH-dependent F420 reductase, giving the protein MTTIGILGAGQVGSTLARASIAAGYDVVIANSRGPETLRGLVDELGPRARAASPAEAAAAADFAVTAFPYAPDVLPPVEALAGKVVIDNNNYMAWRDGSWPEIESGRTTIHELRQQQLPTSKIVKAFTHVQFHARSPIRVPDDRLPALIRLARPAGHPERKALAVSSNHPEAVELVTRFYDDLGFDAVDNSPLSESWRSAPGTPMWRHHVDGQSREELIRNLRRAERPVG; this is encoded by the coding sequence ATGACGACCATCGGCATCCTGGGCGCCGGCCAGGTGGGAAGCACCTTGGCCCGCGCATCGATCGCGGCGGGCTACGACGTGGTGATCGCCAACTCGCGAGGTCCTGAGACGCTGCGCGGGCTGGTCGACGAGCTCGGTCCGCGCGCACGAGCCGCGTCCCCCGCGGAGGCCGCGGCCGCAGCCGACTTCGCCGTCACCGCGTTCCCGTACGCCCCGGACGTGCTGCCGCCGGTGGAGGCGCTCGCAGGCAAGGTCGTCATCGACAACAACAACTACATGGCCTGGCGCGACGGGAGCTGGCCCGAGATCGAGTCCGGTCGCACGACGATCCACGAGCTGCGCCAGCAGCAGCTGCCCACCTCGAAGATCGTGAAGGCGTTCACCCACGTGCAGTTCCACGCGCGGTCCCCGATCCGTGTCCCGGACGACCGGCTGCCTGCGCTGATCCGGCTGGCCCGGCCGGCCGGACACCCCGAACGGAAGGCGCTGGCCGTCTCCAGCAACCACCCCGAGGCGGTCGAGCTGGTGACGCGCTTCTACGACGACCTGGGGTTCGACGCCGTGGACAACAGCCCGCTGAGCGAGTCGTGGCGCAGCGCCCCCGGCACCCCCATGTGGCGGCACCACGTCGACGGACAGAGTCGCGAGGAGCTCATCCGCAACCTGCGGCGGGCGGAGCGCCCGGTCGGCTGA